The following proteins come from a genomic window of Populus alba chromosome 12, ASM523922v2, whole genome shotgun sequence:
- the LOC118031175 gene encoding E3 ubiquitin-protein ligase RSL1 produces MEGQAAFCDGSSASLVRGEMKLEEDEEEFRSCCEDEEVWKEIEEIVKEEPKEDLDEFSVNMFFKGMSIAEDGDSCSGFSGIGVVMERTEHVPVIQVQKKLDFYVEESVADYLALMDGLAEAMQNNIRRVYAFTDSELLYGQITNEEKLEVPLLIALRQRILEHVSNLEAFILKLSPSFDLERPLRLAQVAVGVVSFPASGSESHDNCSICCEDKISPMMITMKCSHKFCSHCMRTYVDGKVQSSQVPIRCPQSGCKYCISINECRSFLPLISYGSLEKALAEADILHSDRIYCPYPNCSVVLDPRECLSARASSSSQSGNTCIECPVCQRFICVECSVPWHSSMSCEEFQNLPLEERDATDITLHRLAQNKRWRRCQQCRRMIELSQGCYHMTCWCGHEFCYSCGAEYRDRQQTCQCVFWDDDNSEDLVTQSFQESEQWAWETFNSQPMLMDAYSEQERSQLALIQRFLAGGFSLSDHHPYQSPPRCTDSYVDAIKDLHQLPWLERFVSVISDNYYEDYI; encoded by the exons ATGGAGGGTCAAGCAGCTTTTTGTGATGGGTCTTCAGCAAGTTTAGTTAGGGGGGAAATGAAATTAGAGGAGGACGAGGAAGAGTTTCGTAGCTGTTGTGAAGATGAAGAAGTCTGGAAAGAGATCGAGGAAATAGTGAAGGAAGAGCCGAAGGAAGATCTTGATGAATTTTCAGTGAATATGTTTTTCAAGGGGATGTCAATTGCTGAGGATGGAGACTCTTGTTCTGGGTTCTCTGGAATTGGTGTTGTCATGGAAAGGACCGAACATGTTCCTGTTATTCAGGTGCAAAAGAAGCTTGATTTCTATGTTGAGGAATCTGTTGCTGATTATTTGGCTCTTATGGATGGTCTTGCTGAGGCTATGCAGAATAATATCCGCCGAGTGTATGCATTCACTGACTCTGAGTTGTTATATGGTCAG ATAACAAATGAGGAGAAACTCGAGGTTCCACTTCTGATAGCGCTGAGGCAAAGGATCCTTGAACATGTCAGCAACCTGGAAGCTTTCATTCTGAAACTCAGTCCTAGCTTTGATCTTGAGAGGCCATTACGCTTAGCACAGGTAGCAGTTGGGGTTGTTTCTTTTCCGGCCAGTGGGAGTGAATCCCATGATAACTGTTCTATCTGTTGTGAGGATAAGATATCACCAATGATGATAACAATGAAATGTTCCCACAAATTCTGCTCACATTGTATGAGGACCTATGTTGATGGAAAAGTACAGTCATCTCAAGTACCAATCAGATGCCCTCAGTCAGGATGCAAATATTGCATTTCCATTAATGAATGCAGATCATTTCTTCCTCTCATTTCTTATGGATCCCTGGAGAAAGCCCTGGCTGAAGCTGATATTCTCCATTCAGATAGAATCTACTGCCCCTATCCAAATTGTTCTGTCGTGCTTGATCCTCGAGAATGTTTGTCAGCTAGGGCAAGTTCATCAAGTCAGTCTGGTAATACATGTATTGAGTGCCCTGTTTGTCAAAGGTTTATCTGTGTGGAATGCAGCGTTCCTTGGCATTCTTCCATGAGCTGTGAAGAGTTCCAGAACCTCCCATTAGAGGAGAGGGATGCTACAGACATTACGTTGCATCGTCTGGCACAAAATAAAAGATGGAGGCGTTGTCAACAGTGCCGCAGGATGATTGAGCTCTCTCAAGGTTGCTATCATATGACCTGCTG GTGTGGGCATGAGTTCTGTTATTCTTGCGGTGCTGAATACAGGGACAGGCAACAGACCTGTCAATGTGTCTTTTGGGATGATGACAATTCTGAAGATTTGGTCACCCAATCATTTCAAGAATCAGAACAATGGGCATGGGAGACTTTTAATTCACAACCCATGCTTATGGATGCATACTCGGAACAAGAGAGATCGCAGCTGGCACTAATTCAAAGATTCCTTGCTGGGGGTTTCAGTCTGAGTGACCACCATCCATACCAATCTCCACCCCGCTGTACAGACTCATATGTAGATGCGATAAAGGATCTTCATCAGCTTCCTTGGCTTGAGAGGTTTGTCTCTGTAATAAGCGACAATTACTACGAAGACTATATCTAA
- the LOC118031179 gene encoding O-fucosyltransferase 23: MDFASNCKYQMFFGRNWNSITCKGLALIVIALFLRVVLLPSFSGYGGIDKNNHDLVHSRSLSLDSDNGIRKDKFLEVPQIVWGLNNQKIAFARACLTARMLNRTLLMPSLSASLFYKEIDRLQPISFDKVFQFERFNSLCNGFVQLGSYADLRNQTGVYELQKGSGRKWTVERDLDQLKQLSKDPFDGYEVIRIVGKNPFLWHDHWPVKDYARVFECLVLVDEIAREADRVVSKIREVGKEMSSRFGSSQSDFGPDSSLLEPVPYVAVHMRIEIDWMIHCKKLERKLNVSEICSSKQEIMERVGNIGGLKGPTVVYLAVADSLLEDSSILTGWKEGLLPVEKNKLGVDGIYKKHPYLIQSAIDYEVCSKADVFVGNSFSTFSSLVALERTQKMIRMGVTGSCGADVRWPSYAYNILGESNGPHKWMTNMSDSSLKAISYGSNVITC; the protein is encoded by the coding sequence ATGGACTTCGCCTCTAATTGCAAGTATCAGATGTTCTTCGGGAGAAACTGGAATTCTATAACATGTAAAGGTCTTGCTTTGATTGTCATTGCTCTGTTTCTTAGAGTTGTGCTGCTTCCTTCATTCTCTGGTTATGGTgggatagataaaaataatcatgatttgGTTCATAGCCGGTCTTTGTCCTTGGATTCTGATAATGGAATTCGCAAAGATAAATTCTTGGAAGTTCCTCAGATAGTATGGGGACTGAACAATCAAAAGATAGCATTTGCAAGAGCTTGTCTAACTGCTAGAATGCTGAACCGAACTCTGCTAATGCCTAGTTTAAGTGCCTCCCTGTTCTATAAGGAAATAGATCGCCTCCAGCCTATTTCCTTTGATAAGGTGTTCCAATTTGAGAGGTTTAATTCCCTCTGTAACGGGTTTGTGCAGTTGGGCAGTTATGCAGACCTTAGGAATCAAACTGGAGTGTATGAGCTACAGAAGGGAAGTGGGAGGAAGTGGACTGTCGAGAGGGATTTGGATCAACTGAAACAGCTTAGCAAGGATCCATTTGATGGATATGAGGTAATTAGAATAGTTGGGAAGAATCCGTTTTTGTGGCATGATCATTGGCCTGTTAAGGACTATGCCAGGGTCTTTGAATGCTTAGTTTTGGTCGATGAGATAGCTAGAGAGGCAGATAGAGTTGTGTCAAAGATTAGAGAAGTAGGAAAGGAAATGAGCAGCAGATTTGGCTCCTCTCAAAGCGATTTTGGTCCTGATAGCTCTCTGTTGGAGCCAGTGCCTTATGTGGCAGTTCACATGAGGATAGAGATTGATTGGATGATTCACTGCAAGAAGTTAGAGCGGAAATTAAATGTTAGTGAAATCTGTAGCAGCAAGCAGGAGATAATGGAGAGAGTGGGGAACATTGGAGGCCTAAAAGGTCCTACTGTTGTTTATCTCGCTGTAGCTGATAGTCTTCTTGAAGATTCTTCTATACTCACAGGGTGGAAGGAAGGTTTGCTTCCTGTTGAGAAGAATAAACTCGGTGTCGATGGAATTTATAAGAAACACCCATATCTCATTCAGTCAGCAATAGATTATGAAGTTTGCTCAAAGGCTGATGTTTTTGTTGGGAACAGTTTCTCAACATTTTCAAGCCTCGTAGCTCTCGAGAGAACACAGAAGATGATTAGAATGGGGGTTACAGGCTCGTGTGGCGCAGATGTAAGATGGCCTTCATATGCATACAATATATTGGGGGAATCCAATGGTCCTCATAAATGGATGACAAATATGTCTGATTCAAGCCTCAAAGCAATCAGCTATGGTTCTAATGTCATCACCTGTTGA
- the LOC118031176 gene encoding protein argonaute 2: MERGEYRGAGRGGHGGRNSGGRRGRDGGRSGGYDGGRGGTDGGRGGYGGGRGGTDGGRGGYGGGRGGTDGGRGGTGGGRGGYGGGRGGTDGGRGGHEEGRGGTDGGRGGYDGGRGGYPRQHWRPNNQGGGGTPGQSVGGVWAGRGGHGGGGGTPGQSLGGGGGTPGQSLGGGGGTPGQSVGGVWATRGGHGGGGGTPGQSFGGGAPGQSGGGVWATRGGHSSGGGGGMPGQSVGGVWATKGGSGGGVGAQSERHGGGPPNQSSETGPKRGCEVGRRGVEERGRDLVSETKGGKGPSRDGNVGPSRNSNDDLVPTPNMPKGLASSSLDNANRVSPVQRPDTGGQLAVRTPRLLVNHFPVKFSPKSIIRHYDVDIKQEVPPKHGRPGKISKSILTMIRDKLFTDDPSQFPLGKTAYDREKNIFSAVPLPTGTFRVEVSEAEDAKPRSYLFTIKLVNELQLRKLKDYLDGTLRSVPRDILQGMDVVVKEHPARTMISVGRGFHSVRAHQDNLGYGIIASKGCQHSLKPTSQGAVICLDYSVLSFHEPVSVIDFLTKHISGFNLNNFRRCRRGVEIALKGLKVRVTHRVTKQKYVIVGLTRDDTRDITFSQEDPDGKASQNVRLVDYFRQKYGRDIVHQDIPCLEMKSNMRNYVPMEYCVLVEGQVFPKEHLQKDEAQMLKDISLATAKDRQKTICSMVRDGDGPLGGEIIRNFGMEVSMDMTLVVGRVIGPPELKVGAPNGRVMKIPVDEKCQWNLVRKGVVEGKPIERWAVLDFSSDDYRYRLNADNFIPKLIARFLKLGIHMEEPLFYEPASMRLFSNVDTLHELLESVNDRARKISGGQLQFLLCVMSKKDSGYKYLKWISETKVGIVTQCCLSTSANKVNDQYLANIGLKINAKLGGSNAELSDRLPYFGDENHVMFIGADVNHPAARNTTSPSIAAVVGTTNWPAANRYAARVRPQDHRCEKILNFGDMCLELVEFYFRLNKAKPEKIVIFRDGVSEGQFDMVLNDELMDIKRAFRSIMYTPTITLIVAQKRHQTRLFLEDGGRIGNVSPGTVVDTKIVHPFEFDFYLCSHYGSLGTSKPTHYHVLWDEHGLSSDQLQKLIYDMCFTFARCTKPVSLVPPVYYADLVAYRGRLYHEALMEGQSPSSVSSSSSSRTLSSLSLGASLEERFCMLHADLENIMYFV; this comes from the exons ATGGAGAGAGGAGAATATAGAGGTGCGGGAAGAGGTGGTCATGGTGGTAGGAACAGTGGTGGTAGAAGAGGAAGAGATGGTGGTCGTAGTGGTGGGTATGATGGGGGTCGTGGTGGCACAGACGGTGGTCGTGGAGGGTATGGCGGGGGTCGTGGTGGCACAGACGGTGGTCGTGGAGGGTATGGCGGGGGTCGTGGTGGCACAGACGGTGGTCGCGGAGGCACAGGCGGGGGTCGTGGAGGGTATGGCGGGGGTCGTGGTGGCACAGACGGTGGTCGTGGAGGGCATGAAGAGGGTCGTGGGGGCACAGACGGTGGTCGTGGAGGGTATGATGGGGGTCGTGGTGGCTATCCACGTCAGCATTGGAGACCAAACAATCAAGGTGGTGGCGGCACACCTGGTCAAAGTGTTGGTGGAGTGTGGGCAGGAAGGGGTGggcatggtggtggtggtggtacaCCTGGTCAAAgtcttggtggtggtggtggtacgCCTGGTCAAAgtcttggtggtggtggtggtacgCCTGGTCAAAGTGTTGGTGGAGTGTGGGCAACAAGGGGAGggcatggtggtggtggtggtacaCCTGGTCAAAGTTTTGGTGGTGGTGCGCCTGGTCAAAGTGGTGGTGGAGTGTGGGCTACAAGGGGTGGGCatagtagtggtggtggtggtggtatgCCTGGTCAAAGTGTTGGGGGAGTGTGGGCTACAAAGGGTGGCAGTGGCGGTGGTGTTGGGGCACAATCAGAGCGGCATGGAGGTGGTCCACCCAATCAAAGTAGTGAAACGGGGCCTAAAAGGGGTTGTGAAGTTGGTCGTCGCGGCGTTGAAGAAAGAGGTAGGGATCTGGTGTCAGAAACTAAGGGAGGAAAGGGACCCTCAAGGGATGGCAATGTGGGTCCATCTAGAAATTCTAATGATGATCTTGTCccaa CTCCTAACATGCCAAAAGGTTTGGCTTCTTCCTCTTTGGACAATGCTAATAGGGTTAGTCCGGTTCAACGACCAGATACAGGTGGCCAACTGGCGGTCCGAACCCCCAGGCTTCTTGTTAATCACTTTCCTGTTAAGTTCAGTCCTAAGAGTATCATAAGGCATTATGATGTTGATATCAAACAAGAAGTGCCTCCCAAGCATGGTCGGCCTGGGAAAATTTCAAAGTCCATTTTAACAATGATCAGGGATAAGTTATTTACTGATGATCCCTCGCAGTTTCCTTTAGGTAAGACTGCCTATGACAGGGAGAAGAACATTTTCAGTGCAGTTCCCTTGCCCACAGGAACATTTAGAGTGGAGGTCTCTGAGGCAGAAGATGCGAAACCACGTTCTTACCTGTTTACCATAAAGCTTGTGAATGAACTTCAGCTGCGCAAGCTGAAGGATTACTTGGATGGGACACTTCGTTCAGTACCTCGTGACATACTGCAAGGGATGGATGTGGTGGTGAAAGAGCACCCAGCTAGGACGATGATCTCTGTTGGTCGTGGCTTCCATTCTGTTAGAGCTCACCAAGATAACCTTGGGTATGGAATCATAGCATCTAAAGGTTGTCAACATAGCCTCAAGCCGACCTCCCAGGGCGCAGTTATATGCTTGGATTATTCTGTTCTGTCATTTCACGAGCCAGTTTCTGTGATAGATTTCTTGACAAAACATATTTCTgggtttaatttaaataattttagaagaTGTAGGAGAGGTGTGGAAATTGCATTGAAAGGACTCAAAGTTAGAGTGACTCACCGTGTCACCAAGCAAAAATATGTTATTGTTGGGTTGACGAGAGATGACACACGAGATATTACATTTTCTCAAGAAGATCCAGATGGCAAGGCTTCACAGAATGTTAGGCTTGTTGATTATTTCAGGCAAAAATATGGCAGAGATATAGTGCATCAAGATATCCCTTGCCTAGAAATGAAAAGCAACATGAGAAACTATGTACCGATGGAGTACTGTGTCTTGGTTGAAGGGCAAGTATTTCCAAAAGAGCATCTGCAGAAAGACGAAGCCCAGATGTTGAAGGACATCTCACTAGCCACGGCCAAGGATAGACAGAAAACAATATGCAGTATGGTACGGGATGGAGATGGACCTTTAGG tGGAGAGATTATCCGAAATTTTGGAATGGAAGTCAGCATGGATATGACCCTGGTGGTAGGTCGTGTGATCGGGCCGCCTGAATTGAAGGTAGGTGCTCCAAATGGAAGGGTGATGAAAATACCTGTTGACGAGAAGTGTCAATGGAATCTTGTTAGAAAAGGAGTGGTGGAAGGGAAACCAATTGAGCGATGGGCTGTTCTTGACTTCAGCTCTGATGATTATCGATATCGATTAAATGCTGACAATTTCATCCCAAAGCTTATTGCTCGGTTCCTGAAACTGGGGATTCACATGGAAGAGCCTCTCTTTTATGAACCTGCTAGCATGCGGTTGTTCTCTAATGTTGATACGCTTCATGAACTCCTTGAAAGTGTCAATGACCGGGCTCGCAAAATCTCTGGAGGCCAGTTACAGTTTCTTCTCTGTGTCATGTCAAAGAAGGATTCTGGTTACAAGTATCTCAAATGGATTTCTGAAACCAAAGTTGGTATTGTGACACAATGCTGCCTGTCTACTTCTGCGAATAAAGTAAATGATCAGTACCTTGCCAATATTGGTCTCAAGATTAATGCTAAGCTTGGAGGAAGCAATGCAGAGCTCAGCGACAGACTTCCATACTTTGGGGATGAAAACCACGTCATGTTTATCGGGGCTGATGTCAACCATCCTGCTGCTCGAAACACAACAAGTCCATCCATTGCTGCTGTTGTTGGTACTACAAATTGGCCAGCTGCAAATCGCTATGCAGCTCGAGTTCGTCCTCAGGACCATCGCTGTGAGAAGATTCTGAATTTTGGTGATATGTGTTTGGAGcttgttgaattttattttcggCTCAATAAAGCAAAACCTGAGAAGATTGTGATATTCCGTGATGGGGTCAGTGAGGGCCAGTTTGATATGGTTCTCAATGACGAGTTAATGGACATCAAGAGGGCGTTCAGGTCAATCATGTACACCCCAACCATCACACTCATTGTTGCCCAGAAGCGGCACCAGACTCGTCTTTTTCTTGAGGACGGGGGGCGTATAGGCAATGTGTCTCCGGGCACAGTTGTGGACACAAAAATTGTCCATCCTTTCGAGTTTGATTTTTACCTCTGCAGCCACTACGGAAGCCTTGGGACAAGCAAGCCCACACATTACCATGTTCTATGGGATGAGCATGGCCTCAGTTCTGACCAGTTGC
- the LOC118031178 gene encoding BOI-related E3 ubiquitin-protein ligase 1, which yields MAVETPHTNLNFPSHLLTNRDFAKVNQANMSFYNTQMDSGLVFNEPMPETLLSFYQSSLGCDPVSAKASNKDDSGLTYNVPAVAAPRKRSRDSINDNFDAFHASQKTKVCPFSSFIDQDIIFQIQQQQSEIDRFIAEHNQKVRMELEDRRKRQSRMLVSAIQGGMMKRLIEKDEEIQRMGKLNWVLQEKVKSLYVETQIWRDLAQANEATANSLRSNLEQVLAHVSEDRYVNGGGATVADDAESSCGSSDHGRCPLAGGEEGAVKDKLVVVKDNNSSKNINHNRMCKKCGERESSVLLLPCRHLCLCTLCGSNLIGTCPVCDSVMDASVHVNMA from the exons ATGGCAGTTGAAACTCCTCATACAAACCTTAATTTCCCCTCACATCTTCTCACAAACAG GGATTTTGCGAAAGTAAATCAAGCAAACATGAGTTTTTACAATACCCAGATGGATTCTGGCCTTGTTTTTAATGAACCAATGCCTGAAACACTCTTGTCATTCTATCAATCCTCTCTTGGTTGTGACCCAGTTTCTGCTAAAGCCTCTAATAAAGATGATAGTGGGCTCACCTACAATGTTCCTGCTGTTGCTGCTCCAAGAAAGAGGTCTAGAGATTCAATCAATGACAACTTTGATGCTTTTCATGCCTCTCAGAAGACCAAAGTCtgccctttttcttcttttattgatCAAGATATCATCTTTCAGATCCAACAACAGCAATCTGAAATTGACCGTTTCATCGCTGAACAT AATCAGAAAGTTAGAATGGAACTTGAAGACAGGAGAAAGAGGCAGTCAAGAATGCTGGTATCGGCAATACAAGGAGGGATGATGAAGAGATTAATAGAGAAAGATGAAGAGATTCAAAGGATGGGAAAATTGAACTGGGTTCTTCAAGAAAAAGTGAAGAGTTTATACGTAGAGACTCAAATTTGGAGGGATTTAGCTCAAGCCAATGAGGCTACAGCAAATTCATTACGCAGCAATTTAGAACAAGTTTTGGCGCACGTTAGCGAGGACCGCTATGTAAATGGTGGTGGTGCCACGGTGGCAGATGACGCGGAATCCAGTTGTGGAAGCAGTGATCATGGGAGGTGCCCGTTAGCAGGTGGAGAAGAGGGCGCGGTGAAGGATAAGTTGGTGGTGGTGAAGGATAACAATAGCAGTAAAAATATTAACCACAACCGGATGTGTAAAAAGTGCGGGGAGAGGGAATCAAGTGTGTTGCTCCTGCCATGCAGGCATCTGTGCCTGTGTACATTATGTGGGTCCAATCTGATTGGTACTTGCCCAGTATGTGATTCTGTCATGGATGCTAGTGTACATGTTAACATGGCTTGA